Proteins encoded together in one Musa acuminata AAA Group cultivar baxijiao chromosome BXJ3-6, Cavendish_Baxijiao_AAA, whole genome shotgun sequence window:
- the LOC135640536 gene encoding S-type anion channel SLAH1-like produces the protein MEAAVELHQIELQVLKPVAAAATGRALSKFSMLTRFHAGYFRISLSLCGQALLWKTLIEPSTDARALRAVVSRLPSFAFVLFWSLAFLTLLALCFLYVARCVLRFRSVRAEFSHHVGMNYLFAPWISWLLLLQSAPFLRPNTNGYLLLWWLFSLPILALDVKIYGQWFTQGKKFLSTVANPTSQISVIGNLVGARAAAQMGWRESALCMFSLGIAHYLVLFVTLYQRLLGSNSLPAMLRPVFFLFFAAPSMASLAWDSISSTFDTPCKMLFFLSLFLFASLVCRPALFRRSMRRFSVAWWAYSFPLSVLALAATEYAQEAKGAVANVLMLVLSVLSVVVTLVLMVFTAIKTNDLLPHDDPFMCSFDNMQ, from the exons ATGGAGGCCGCCGTCGAGCTCCACCAAATCGAACTCCAAGTCCTTAAACCCgtggccgccgccgccaccggtaGGGCCCTGTCCAAGTTCTCCATGCTCACTCGTTTCCATGCCGGCTACTTCCGCATCAGCCTCTCCCTCTGCGGCCAGGCGCTGCTGTGGAAGACGCTCATCGAGCCGTCCACGGACGCGCGCGCCCTCCGCGCCGTGGTCAGCCGCCTCCCCTCCTTCGCCTTCGTCCTCTTCTGGTCCCTTGCCTTCCTCACCCTCCTCGCGCTCTGTTTCCTCTACGTGGCCCGCTGCGTCCTCCGCTTCCGCAGCGTCCGCGCCGAGTTCTCGCACCACGTCGGCATGAACTACCTCTTCGCCCCCTGGATCTCCTGGCTGCTCCTCCTCCAGTCCGCGCCCTTCCTCCGCCCCAACACCAACGGTTACCTCCTCCTCTGGTGGCTCTTCTCCCTCCCCATCCTTGCCCTCGACGTCAAGATCTACGGGCAGTGGTTCACCCAGGGGAAGAAGTTCCTGTCCACGGTGGCCAACCCCACCAGCCAGATCTCGGTGATCGGGAACCTGGTGGGGGCGCGGGCGGCGGCCCAGATGGGGTGGAGGGAGAGCGCCCTATGCATGTTCTCCCTGGGCATCGCGCACTACCTCGTGCTCTTCGTGACGCTATACCAGCGGCTACTGGGCAGCAACTCGCTGCCAGCCATGCTGCGGCCGgtgttcttcctcttcttcgctgCGCCGAGCATGGCCAGCTTGGCCTGGGACTCCATCTCCTCCACGTTTGACACCCCTTGCAAgatgctcttcttcctctccctcttcctctttgCTTCTCTG GTGTGTAGGCCAGCGCTGTTCCGGAGATCTATGAGGAGGTTTAGCGTGGCGTGGTGGGCGTACTCTTTCCCGCTGTCGGTGCTCGCGCTGGCCGCCACCGAGTACGCCCAGGAGGCGAAGGGGGCGGTGGCCAACGTGCTCATGCTGGTCCTCTCGGTGCTCTCCGTGGTGGTCACCCTTGTGCTGATGGTCTTTACGGCGATAAAGACCAATGACCTACTGCCCCATGACGATCCCTTTATGTGCTCATTCGACAACATGCAATGA
- the LOC135640166 gene encoding mitogen-activated protein kinase kinase kinase 18-like, whose product MGISGWRRGRIIGRGTSATVSLATSVPSGEVFAVKSSELSRSWLLQREQRILSALDSPFVVSYFGFDVAAQTPGAGLCYNLFMEYAPRGSLSDEIRKQGGRLDELAIRSYACDILGGLAYLHSNGVVHCDLKSQNVLICSGGRAKVADFGCARSAEEEEEEEDERGWMRGTPMFMAPEVARGEEQSAPADIWALGCTVIEMATGRPPWPLVSDALSALHQIAFSTDVPEFPTWISEEGRDFLSRCLRRDPLERWTAEQLFQHPFVAASRVANPPSKSDWISPKSTLDQAFLQSLSDDDDDGQVLDQTEEDPFERMQSLIGEAAPNWTWDENWATVRSNGGFPVTESITEDGRSTNPITDSSEQLMLSTNPMATGHVRDNSSSDHNLSETSVVPIAEGLILTCKTETCNFENANFYSMNKKERTQAPFGHHTPIFPSTMSNSYLWINAPLQLLSH is encoded by the coding sequence ATGGGGATCAGCGGGTGGCGCCGTGGGCGGATCATTGGCCGGGGGACCTCCGCTACCGTCTCGCTCGCCACTTCGGTGCCCTCGGGGGAGGTCTTCGCGGTCAAGTCGTCGGAGCTCTCTCGCTCTTGGCTCCTGCAGAGGGAGCAGAGGATCCTCTCTGCGCTCGATTCGCCGTTCGTCGTCTCTTATTTTGGTTTCGACGTCGCCGCCCAGACGCCCGGAGCCGGTCTCTGCTATAATCTTTTCATGGAGTACGCTCCCCGGGGCTCGCTGTCCGACGAGATCAGGAAGCAGGGCGGTCGGCTTGACGAGCTCGCCATCCGATCCTACGCATGCGACATCCTCGGCGGGCTGGCTTACTTGCACTCCAACGGCGTCGTCCATTGCGATCTGAAGAGCCAGAACGTCTTGATCTGCTCCGGTGGGCGGGCCAAGGTTGCGGACTTTGGGTGCGCGCGGagcgcagaggaggaggaggaggaggaggacgagaggGGATGGATGAGGGGCACGCCGATGTTCATGGCGCCGGAGGTCGCGCGGGGGGAAGAGCAGAGCGCGCCAGCTGATATCTGGGCCCTGGGATGCACCGTCATCGAGATGGCCACCGGCCGACCCCCATGGCCGCTCGTCTCGGACGCCCTTAGCGCTCTCCACCAGATCGCCTTCTCCACCGACGTGCCTGAGTTCCCGACCTGGATCTCCGAGGAGGGAAGGGACTTCTTGAGCAGGTGCTTGAGGAGGGATCCTCTGGAGCGGTGGACGGCGGAGCAGCTGTTCCAACACCCGTTCGTTGCCGCGTCTCGTGTCGCCAATCCTCCATCGAAATCCGACTGGATTTCTCCTAAAAGCACTCTCGATCAGGCTTTCTTGCAGTCGCtctccgacgacgacgacgacggccaGGTGCTGGACCAAACAGAGGAGGACCCATTCGAGAGGATGCAGAGCCTAATCGGAGAAGCTGCTCCCAACTGGACGTGGGATGAGAACTGGGCGACGGTGCGAAGTAATGGCGGCTTTCCGGTGACCGAATCCATCACCGAAGACGGGAGATCAACAAATCCAATCACGGATAGCAGCGAACAGCTCATGCTCAGCACGAACCCCATGGCGACAGGGCATGTCCGTGACAACAGTTCAAGTGACCATAACTTATCTGAAACAAGTGTCGTTCCAATAGCAGAGGGACTCATCCTCACATGTAAAACAGAGACTTGTAACTTCGAGAATGCCAACTTTTACTCGATGAACAAGAAGGAACGCACTCAAGCTCCTTTTGGCCATCATACTCCGATCTTTCCGTCTACGATGTCCAATTCTTATCTTTGGATTAATGCGCCGCTACAGCTCCTCAGTCACTAG